In Halanaeroarchaeum sp. HSR-CO, one DNA window encodes the following:
- a CDS encoding type B DNA-directed DNA polymerase, translated as MTFTVDYLDDGVVTWESTDDGAIATVDETYRPTIYLAAEDWETLAANRPLVDDHPKVVETAREPWRRGFRHDHESMLRVDVADIDAVTPVARQLSTLERAGDRRLFNVDFSREFRYCLETECAPTGDADLSTLSLSTPPTELAAEYAGVREASVDGQTVTGDPVGVLDTVLDRVQHRDPDVLVLSSAELVPALFDVADAHELGPISLGRRPGYQQLAGRSTFESYGRVGHSPARYNVPGRAIVDRSNTFFYHQTNLAGCLDLVGRSGKPLQELAWASIGNVLTAMQIHEALDRDVLVPWRSWRHEQFKSMRTLDDADRGGHTFSPQVGLHETVHELDFSSLYPNIIVEKNISPETIRGDCESAETVPTLGYDVCTERGYLADVLGPLIEDRDDIKAAIRETDDPDRRRDLQGRSDAIKWILVSCFGYQGFSNAKFGRIEAHEAINAYARDILLTAKEALEEAGWRVVHGIVDSIWVTPRADEPQVPLASVAAEVTDAVGIDLEYEAAYDWVAFVPRRGMDGGALTKYFGKYATPKPDGTAFKYRGIEARQRSTCDWVAALQQTLVATLDEHRRAEPVVDRLSVALTRLERGVVDPTRLVVTNRVSRRVEEYAQATRNVAALERAAARGLETFPGQDVEYVVVDDEKASRERVQLAHEDPDTYDAAFYRDRAIRAAESVVSPLGWDRDRIREYLSETTSTDLTAFTERTAVDS; from the coding sequence ATGACGTTCACAGTCGACTACCTCGACGATGGCGTCGTCACCTGGGAGTCGACCGACGACGGTGCGATCGCCACCGTGGACGAGACGTACCGGCCGACCATCTATCTGGCCGCCGAGGACTGGGAGACCCTGGCGGCGAACCGGCCGCTCGTCGACGACCACCCGAAGGTCGTCGAGACGGCCCGCGAGCCCTGGCGTCGCGGATTCCGCCACGACCACGAATCGATGCTTCGGGTCGACGTGGCCGACATCGACGCGGTGACGCCGGTCGCCCGTCAGCTCTCGACCCTGGAACGGGCCGGTGACCGCCGCCTGTTCAACGTGGACTTCTCCCGCGAGTTTCGCTACTGTCTGGAGACCGAGTGCGCACCCACGGGCGACGCCGACCTCTCGACGCTCTCGCTGTCCACACCGCCGACGGAACTCGCCGCCGAGTACGCCGGCGTGCGCGAGGCTAGCGTCGACGGCCAGACCGTCACCGGCGACCCGGTGGGTGTCCTCGACACCGTCCTCGACCGGGTCCAGCACCGGGACCCCGACGTGTTGGTCCTCAGCAGTGCGGAACTCGTCCCGGCGCTGTTCGACGTGGCCGACGCACACGAACTGGGACCGATCAGCCTGGGCCGACGGCCGGGCTACCAGCAACTCGCCGGTCGCTCGACCTTCGAGAGTTACGGTCGGGTCGGCCACTCGCCCGCCCGGTACAACGTCCCCGGGCGGGCCATCGTCGACCGCTCGAACACGTTCTTCTACCACCAGACGAACCTCGCGGGCTGTCTCGACCTGGTCGGCCGCTCGGGGAAGCCGCTGCAGGAACTCGCGTGGGCCTCCATCGGGAACGTCCTCACCGCGATGCAGATCCACGAGGCGCTGGACCGCGACGTCCTCGTCCCGTGGCGGTCCTGGCGCCACGAGCAGTTCAAGTCGATGCGGACGCTCGACGACGCCGACCGCGGGGGGCACACGTTCTCACCGCAGGTGGGGCTCCACGAGACCGTCCACGAACTCGACTTCTCGTCGCTGTACCCGAACATCATCGTCGAGAAGAACATCTCCCCCGAGACCATCCGCGGCGACTGTGAGTCGGCCGAGACCGTCCCGACGCTCGGCTACGACGTCTGCACCGAACGGGGGTATCTCGCGGACGTCCTCGGGCCCCTCATCGAGGACCGGGACGACATCAAGGCCGCCATCCGAGAGACTGACGATCCGGACCGGCGTCGCGACCTCCAGGGTCGTTCTGACGCCATCAAGTGGATTCTCGTCTCGTGTTTCGGCTACCAGGGCTTCTCGAACGCCAAGTTCGGCCGCATCGAGGCCCACGAGGCCATCAACGCCTACGCCCGGGACATCCTCCTCACCGCCAAGGAGGCCCTCGAGGAAGCGGGGTGGCGGGTCGTCCACGGCATCGTCGACAGCATCTGGGTGACGCCGCGGGCGGACGAACCCCAGGTCCCCCTCGCATCGGTGGCGGCCGAGGTCACCGATGCGGTCGGTATCGACCTCGAGTACGAGGCTGCCTACGACTGGGTGGCGTTCGTCCCTCGCCGTGGGATGGATGGCGGCGCGCTCACGAAGTACTTCGGCAAGTACGCCACGCCGAAACCCGACGGAACCGCCTTCAAGTACCGCGGTATCGAGGCCCGCCAGCGCAGCACCTGCGACTGGGTCGCAGCGCTCCAGCAGACGCTCGTCGCCACGCTGGACGAGCACCGACGCGCCGAACCGGTCGTCGACCGCCTCTCGGTCGCACTCACCCGCCTCGAACGCGGCGTGGTCGATCCAACGCGGCTGGTCGTCACCAATCGCGTCTCCAGGCGCGTGGAGGAGTACGCCCAGGCGACCCGTAACGTGGCCGCCCTGGAGCGCGCCGCGGCCCGTGGCCTGGAGACGTTCCCCGGCCAGGACGTCGAGTACGTGGTGGTCGACGACGAGAAGGCCTCCCGCGAGCGGGTGCAACTCGCCCACGAGGACCCCGATACCTACGACGCGGCGTTCTACCGGGACCGCGCCATCCGGGCCGCCGAGAGCGTCGTCTCGCCGCTGGGCTGGGATCGCGACCGGATCCGCGAGTATCTCTCCGAGACGACCTCGACCGACCTGACCGCGTTCACGGAGCGGACGGCCGTCGATTCGTAA
- a CDS encoding SDR family oxidoreductase, with protein sequence MTVEFDFGGDVALVTGAGGALGSAVVDAFAAAGATVAASDVVDIDSDDSLLDDREGIHFYRADFTDEAAVAETVDRVLEDHGRIDHLLNVAGTWRGGDPVEATDTSEFDLLFDVNLKTMFLAAKHALPALQETEGSIVSVSARSALEGGEGDGLYRATKAGVKILTESIAEENLGTVRANCVMPSVLDTPMNREMMTPKDEWVAPADVASVVLFLCSDGADVTSGAAVPVYGEA encoded by the coding sequence ATGACAGTGGAATTTGACTTCGGCGGCGACGTCGCTCTCGTCACCGGCGCCGGTGGCGCACTCGGCAGTGCCGTCGTCGACGCATTCGCCGCGGCTGGTGCGACCGTCGCCGCCAGCGACGTCGTCGACATCGACAGCGACGATTCGCTCCTCGACGATCGGGAGGGAATCCACTTCTACCGGGCCGACTTCACCGACGAGGCTGCCGTCGCCGAGACCGTCGACCGGGTGCTCGAAGACCACGGTCGAATCGACCACCTTCTCAACGTCGCCGGGACGTGGCGCGGTGGCGATCCCGTTGAGGCGACCGACACCAGCGAGTTCGACCTGCTGTTCGACGTCAACCTCAAGACGATGTTCCTCGCCGCCAAGCACGCCCTCCCGGCCCTCCAGGAGACGGAGGGATCCATCGTCAGCGTCTCGGCCCGGTCGGCCCTGGAGGGCGGGGAAGGCGACGGACTCTATCGAGCGACGAAGGCCGGCGTCAAGATCCTCACCGAGTCGATCGCCGAGGAGAATCTGGGGACGGTTCGCGCCAACTGCGTCATGCCGAGCGTGCTCGACACGCCGATGAACCGCGAGATGATGACGCCCAAAGACGAGTGGGTCGCACCCGCGGACGTCGCATCGGTCGTCCTGTTCCTCTGTTCGGACGGTGCCGACGTGACGAGTGGCGCGGCCGTTCCCGTCTACGGCGAGGCGTGA
- a CDS encoding ABC transporter permease, with the protein MRSDGGRSPTDSLSALARRLPGERPLLSTLVALEIVFLLVPTLIVLLASFQPGDIIQFPPDSLSLYWYTTLPGQERYFGAFARSLFVALFATVLSIPVGVATGLGMMRYDIRFESGLQIYLLLPFTVPLVVSGMILLLVFREVGVLGQLWTVGLALAIINLPFMIWSVSARVNALDPELERAAMNLGAEELQTFVHVTLPSLLPGIVTGSLIVFVLGLNEFLVSLLITTPDIVTLPVLIYTSIRANVSPVIAAVASVYVLVAFVAVLVADRLVGLEAFLRS; encoded by the coding sequence ATGCGTAGCGATGGCGGCAGGTCGCCGACCGACTCGCTGTCGGCACTCGCCCGTCGCCTTCCCGGCGAACGACCGCTCCTCTCGACGCTCGTCGCCCTCGAAATCGTCTTCTTGCTCGTCCCGACGCTCATCGTCCTGCTGGCCTCGTTTCAGCCCGGCGACATCATCCAGTTCCCGCCCGACAGCCTCTCGCTTTACTGGTACACGACGCTGCCGGGACAGGAACGCTACTTCGGCGCGTTCGCCAGGAGTCTCTTCGTTGCGCTGTTCGCGACCGTCCTGTCGATTCCCGTCGGCGTCGCGACGGGGCTCGGAATGATGCGCTACGACATCCGGTTCGAGTCCGGGCTCCAGATCTACCTGTTGCTCCCCTTCACCGTCCCGCTGGTCGTCTCCGGCATGATCCTGCTGTTGGTCTTCCGCGAAGTCGGCGTCCTCGGTCAGTTGTGGACAGTGGGCCTGGCGCTCGCCATCATCAACCTCCCCTTCATGATCTGGAGCGTCTCGGCGAGGGTCAACGCCCTCGACCCGGAGCTCGAGCGGGCGGCGATGAATCTCGGTGCCGAAGAACTGCAGACCTTCGTTCACGTGACCCTCCCCTCGCTGCTACCCGGCATCGTCACGGGGTCGTTGATCGTGTTCGTCCTCGGGTTGAACGAGTTCCTCGTCAGCCTCCTCATCACCACGCCCGACATCGTGACCCTCCCCGTGCTCATCTACACCTCGATTCGAGCCAACGTCAGCCCCGTGATCGCCGCCGTTGCCAGCGTCTACGTCCTCGTCGCGTTCGTGGCTGTCCTCGTCGCCGACCGGCTCGTCGGTCTCGAAGCGTTCCTGCGATCCTGA
- a CDS encoding ABC transporter permease has translation MSDGTDSERHPFRWTVADRAIALKERLPRRVYQDPPNWMGYLLVGPAVTLVGVLFVGLLLLAGYSLLTFDAIEYVVYELTATNWLAVLTTGAYHQIFLRTFVLATLVTVLAVGLGLPYAYLTVRARSPVVRKLLLVSIFVPFFTGVIVRAYGWLIVLGRNGVVNAALGLVGVGPVRFLATDFAVLVGLLQIMLPYAIIMIAPAVQDIDRSLELAASNLGANRVQTFRHVVVPLAMPGIAGASVVVFTITAATFAIPDLIGGGRVDFVANLVYRTMFNSSNLPLAAAVSVLLVAVTSVVVLTIFRTVGPGTFGFQGGDHDA, from the coding sequence ATGAGCGACGGCACCGACTCCGAGCGACACCCATTTCGATGGACGGTCGCCGATCGCGCTATTGCACTGAAAGAGCGGCTGCCCCGACGGGTCTACCAGGACCCGCCCAACTGGATGGGGTATCTCCTCGTCGGACCAGCAGTGACACTGGTGGGCGTGCTGTTCGTCGGTCTCCTCCTCCTCGCTGGCTACAGTCTGCTCACCTTCGACGCCATCGAGTACGTCGTCTACGAACTGACGGCGACGAACTGGCTGGCGGTGTTGACGACCGGCGCGTATCACCAGATATTCCTCCGGACGTTCGTCCTCGCGACGCTCGTCACCGTCCTCGCGGTCGGACTGGGACTGCCGTACGCCTACCTGACCGTCCGGGCGCGGTCCCCGGTCGTGCGCAAACTGCTCCTCGTGAGCATCTTCGTCCCGTTCTTCACGGGCGTGATCGTCCGGGCCTACGGCTGGTTGATCGTCCTGGGACGGAACGGGGTCGTCAACGCCGCACTCGGTCTGGTCGGCGTCGGACCCGTTCGGTTTCTCGCGACCGATTTCGCGGTCCTGGTCGGACTCCTCCAGATCATGCTCCCCTACGCCATAATCATGATCGCACCGGCCGTCCAGGACATCGACCGCTCACTCGAACTGGCGGCGAGCAACCTCGGTGCGAATCGCGTTCAGACATTCCGCCACGTCGTGGTGCCCCTGGCCATGCCGGGTATCGCCGGTGCGAGCGTCGTCGTGTTCACGATTACGGCGGCGACGTTCGCCATCCCCGACCTCATCGGTGGCGGACGCGTCGATTTCGTCGCCAATCTCGTCTATCGGACGATGTTCAACTCGAGCAATCTCCCGCTCGCAGCGGCGGTGAGCGTCCTCCTCGTTGCGGTGACGTCGGTCGTGGTGCTCACGATTTTCCGGACGGTCGGTCCGGGAACGTTCGGCTTCCAGGGAGGGGACCACGATGCGTAG
- a CDS encoding ABC transporter ATP-binding protein, which translates to MISDTPAVRLDHVSKQFGDVTAVDDVSLEIRQQEFLTILGPSGAGKSTLLHMIAGFDEPTSGHIAIDGEDVTTAPPYERNIGMVFQSMALFPHMTVGENVAFPLKMRRIDPAHIEDRVAEMLELIRLPDIADRNVQELSGGQRQRVAMARSLAFEPSILLLDEPLSSLDKKLREEMRRELLRIHRETDVTTVHVTHNQEEALVMADRVAVIQDGEVVQHATTQELYDRPTSAFVADFVGNTNLLAGRITALADATCRVELNGADTIVACPVDSQDADLAVGDPVDLAIRYERLRVGDDLATDTTFSGEIAEVTFEGDTITYEVDVSGGDLTLSVTELKTARRDLYQRGEAVQVGWNVDAATIYPASNAHHQTIDT; encoded by the coding sequence ATGATATCTGACACCCCGGCCGTCCGACTCGACCACGTATCCAAGCAGTTCGGAGACGTCACGGCGGTCGACGACGTCTCTCTCGAGATCAGACAGCAGGAGTTTCTGACCATCCTCGGCCCGAGCGGCGCCGGCAAATCGACGCTGTTGCATATGATCGCCGGGTTCGACGAACCGACGAGCGGTCACATTGCCATCGACGGCGAAGACGTCACGACCGCGCCGCCGTACGAGCGCAATATCGGGATGGTGTTCCAGAGTATGGCGTTGTTCCCCCATATGACGGTCGGCGAGAACGTCGCCTTCCCCCTGAAGATGCGCCGCATCGATCCGGCGCACATCGAGGATCGGGTCGCCGAGATGCTCGAACTGATCCGGCTCCCCGACATTGCGGACCGGAACGTCCAGGAGTTGTCGGGCGGTCAGCGACAGCGGGTCGCGATGGCGCGGAGTCTCGCCTTCGAACCGTCGATACTGTTGCTCGACGAGCCGCTGAGCTCGCTCGATAAGAAACTCCGCGAAGAGATGCGCCGAGAACTGTTGCGGATTCATCGCGAGACGGACGTGACCACCGTCCACGTCACGCACAACCAGGAGGAGGCCCTGGTGATGGCCGACCGCGTCGCCGTCATCCAGGACGGCGAGGTCGTGCAACACGCGACCACCCAGGAGCTGTACGACCGGCCGACCTCGGCGTTCGTCGCCGACTTCGTCGGCAATACGAACCTCCTCGCCGGTCGAATCACCGCCCTGGCCGACGCGACCTGTCGGGTCGAACTGAACGGCGCCGACACCATCGTTGCGTGTCCAGTCGACAGTCAGGATGCCGACCTCGCCGTCGGCGACCCCGTCGACCTGGCCATCCGATACGAACGCTTGCGAGTCGGCGACGACCTCGCGACCGACACGACGTTCAGCGGCGAGATTGCAGAAGTCACCTTCGAGGGCGATACGATCACCTACGAGGTTGACGTCTCGGGCGGCGACCTGACCCTCTCGGTCACCGAACTCAAGACGGCCCGACGCGATCTCTATCAGCGAGGGGAGGCGGTTCAGGTCGGCTGGAATGTCGACGCTGCGACGATCTATCCGGCGTCCAACGCCCACCACCAGACGATCGATACATGA